A genomic segment from Solidesulfovibrio carbinolicus encodes:
- the asnB gene encoding asparagine synthase (glutamine-hydrolyzing), whose protein sequence is MCGIAGILCNTPGRLGGELGRMTRAMRHRGPDGQGHVALRPGRRRLAPATAGLPDEEAEVFLGHRRLAIIDLQGTAQPLCNENGAVWTVFNGEIYNYRELRRELASQGHVLREKGDTEVLVHLWERLGEALPAALNGMFALAVYDVDRDTLFLARDRFGEKPLYYWESRDGFAFASELAALALLEGFPRDALDEAAASRFFATGYVPHPDTIYAAARCLPPGHVLVRRGGRTVVKPYWRPDVRGDVDACDLDALEDALDEAVRSRLEADVPVGCFLSAGLDSSLIAASMAKRGKPLTFTIASGHWDGDESPTARRIAAHLGTEHHEFRVEPDFVAVAEKLAWHYGQPFADYSAVPTYYVSRETRRRVKVALSGDGGDELFAGYERYGNAWAASLCGLLPEPGRSLAAALAGRFPGGDFGTHLADFLRVAGPIPVRLETPSTFYHPYWRERCFTPAFLSGGGTAPGPGPARYAAAAGQDARSRFLETDQALYLPADILTKVDIASMSVSLETRAPFLDHRLVEMVNRMAFGRKRQGAVGKLPLRALAARRLPPDVAGLPKRGFTLPLAGWMRRELRDWSHAALFDAPEAWEAFLCPQAVSRLWEEHQSGWADHALRLWSVIAWGLWRRTVGQEAA, encoded by the coding sequence GTGTGCGGCATAGCCGGCATTCTTTGCAACACGCCCGGACGCCTGGGCGGCGAACTTGGCCGCATGACCAGGGCCATGCGCCACCGGGGACCCGACGGCCAGGGGCACGTGGCCCTGCGCCCCGGCCGCAGACGGCTCGCCCCGGCCACGGCAGGCCTGCCCGACGAGGAAGCCGAGGTCTTCTTGGGCCATCGCCGCCTGGCGATTATTGATCTCCAGGGGACGGCCCAGCCGCTGTGCAATGAAAACGGCGCGGTTTGGACGGTCTTTAACGGCGAAATCTACAATTACCGGGAGCTGCGCCGGGAACTGGCCAGCCAAGGCCATGTCCTGCGGGAAAAGGGCGATACCGAAGTGCTCGTCCACCTGTGGGAACGCCTGGGCGAAGCCCTGCCCGCCGCCCTTAACGGCATGTTCGCCTTGGCCGTCTACGACGTGGACCGGGACACGCTGTTCCTGGCTCGGGACAGGTTTGGCGAAAAACCCCTCTACTATTGGGAAAGCCGCGACGGCTTCGCCTTCGCCTCGGAGCTCGCCGCCCTGGCCCTGCTGGAGGGGTTCCCCCGCGACGCCCTGGACGAAGCTGCGGCGTCCCGTTTTTTTGCCACGGGCTACGTGCCCCATCCCGACACGATTTACGCCGCCGCCCGGTGCCTGCCGCCGGGACATGTCCTCGTGCGCCGGGGCGGGCGCACGGTGGTCAAGCCCTACTGGCGTCCCGACGTCCGGGGAGATGTCGACGCCTGCGATCTGGACGCCCTGGAAGACGCCCTGGACGAAGCCGTGCGCTCGCGCCTGGAAGCCGACGTGCCGGTGGGCTGCTTCCTGTCCGCCGGCCTCGACTCCTCGCTGATCGCCGCCTCCATGGCCAAGCGAGGCAAGCCGCTGACCTTCACCATCGCTTCGGGGCACTGGGACGGCGACGAATCCCCCACGGCCAGGCGCATCGCCGCCCACCTGGGGACCGAACACCATGAATTCCGGGTCGAGCCGGACTTTGTCGCCGTGGCCGAAAAGCTGGCCTGGCATTACGGCCAGCCTTTCGCCGACTATTCCGCCGTGCCGACCTACTACGTCAGCCGGGAGACGCGCCGCCGCGTCAAGGTGGCCTTGTCGGGCGACGGCGGGGACGAGCTGTTCGCCGGCTACGAACGCTACGGCAACGCCTGGGCCGCGTCGTTGTGCGGGCTGTTGCCGGAACCGGGCCGCAGCCTGGCCGCCGCCCTGGCCGGACGCTTTCCCGGGGGCGACTTCGGCACGCATTTGGCCGACTTTCTGCGCGTGGCCGGCCCCATCCCGGTCCGGCTGGAAACGCCGTCCACCTTTTACCATCCCTATTGGCGGGAACGTTGTTTCACGCCCGCCTTCCTGTCTGGCGGCGGAACCGCGCCCGGCCCCGGCCCGGCCCGCTACGCCGCCGCCGCCGGCCAGGACGCGCGCAGCCGCTTTCTGGAGACCGACCAAGCTCTGTACCTGCCCGCCGACATCCTGACCAAGGTCGATATCGCCTCCATGAGCGTTTCCCTGGAAACCCGCGCGCCCTTTCTGGACCACCGGCTGGTGGAAATGGTCAACCGGATGGCCTTTGGCCGCAAGCGCCAAGGCGCCGTCGGCAAGCTCCCGCTTCGGGCCCTGGCCGCCCGTCGGCTGCCGCCGGACGTGGCCGGCCTGCCGAAGCGGGGCTTTACCCTGCCCCTGGCCGGCTGGATGCGCCGGGAGCTTCGGGACTGGAGCCATGCCGCCCTGTTCGACGCGCCCGAAGCCTGGGAAGCTTTTTTGTGCCCCCAGGCCGTGTCCCGGCTGTGGGAGGAGCATCAATCCGGCTGGGCCGACCACGCCCTGCGCCTGTGGTCGGTGATCGCCTGGGGGCTGTGGCGTCGCACGGTCGGCCAGGAGGCCGCCTGA
- a CDS encoding glycosyltransferase family 4 protein, with protein sequence MAGRRRLAFVGGLSDKKLVQKLLPLTRLEGVDAIDVYRRLPPPALPKIHWKPLPPGALAGEPAKLARLLAEGWRYEALIGCFQLYHGFWAHLAGRLWRRPTIQLVIDNLPGNLRQYPSRTAIMAAAGCGVRGPRTLLELRQAGYARPAAIIHNPYALPEPMATPAERRFDCIAVGNFNTWKDYPWLATVFEALAAQGIRPRLALGGLFPDAFQARMRAACGDRVHFLGHLGPKALDAAYAASRSLLMTSQAEGLPMVAVEAMSHGLPVIATTVGDLPWLVRDGREGRLVPHGDTAAMAAAIAALLADPDGFEAMGQAAAVRVRELAPEFTPDRIVAAWRALFDQLGFSA encoded by the coding sequence ATGGCCGGCCGGCGACGGCTGGCTTTTGTCGGAGGACTCTCCGACAAAAAGCTGGTCCAAAAACTGCTGCCCCTGACCCGGCTGGAGGGCGTGGACGCCATTGACGTCTATCGCCGCCTGCCGCCGCCGGCGTTGCCGAAGATCCATTGGAAACCGCTTCCGCCCGGAGCCTTGGCCGGCGAGCCGGCCAAGCTCGCCCGGCTTTTGGCCGAAGGCTGGCGCTACGAGGCCCTCATCGGCTGTTTCCAGCTGTATCACGGCTTCTGGGCTCATCTGGCCGGCCGGTTGTGGCGACGCCCGACCATCCAGCTGGTCATCGACAACCTGCCCGGCAATTTGCGGCAATATCCGTCCCGAACGGCCATCATGGCCGCTGCCGGCTGCGGCGTGCGCGGCCCCCGCACCCTGCTCGAACTGCGCCAGGCCGGTTATGCCCGGCCGGCGGCCATCATCCACAATCCCTACGCCCTGCCCGAGCCCATGGCCACGCCCGCCGAGCGCCGCTTCGACTGCATCGCCGTCGGCAATTTCAACACCTGGAAAGACTATCCCTGGCTGGCCACGGTGTTCGAGGCCCTGGCCGCCCAGGGCATACGGCCCCGGCTGGCCCTGGGCGGCCTGTTTCCCGACGCCTTTCAAGCCCGGATGCGGGCCGCTTGCGGCGACCGGGTCCACTTTCTGGGCCATCTTGGCCCCAAGGCCCTGGACGCGGCCTATGCCGCCAGCCGGTCGCTGCTGATGACCTCCCAGGCCGAGGGCTTGCCCATGGTGGCCGTGGAGGCCATGAGCCACGGCCTGCCCGTGATTGCCACCACCGTGGGAGATCTGCCCTGGCTTGTGCGTGACGGACGCGAAGGCCGCCTTGTGCCCCACGGCGACACGGCGGCCATGGCCGCGGCCATCGCCGCCCTGCTGGCCGACCCCGACGGCTTCGAGGCCATGGGCCAGGCGGCCGCCGTCCGCGTGCGGGAGCTGGCCCCGGAATTCACGCCGGACCGCATCGTCGCCGCCTGGCGCGCGTTGTTCGACCAACTGGGCTTTTCCGCCTAA
- the asnB gene encoding asparagine synthase (glutamine-hydrolyzing) yields MCGICGSYRPSGATPHDARLVAAMNDVLRHRGPDDEGLFQGRQCVLGHRRLSIIDLSRDGRQPMASPDGRYQLVFNGEIYNYIELRQELEAAGDVFRTKTDTEVLLAAYRRFGPDCLHRLNGMFAFAVHDTAAGTLFLARDRFGVKPLYYTTAPGVTRFASEIKALLLDPAVSRAVNEQSLFEYLVFNRTDIQDETFLADVTRLPKGCYALCDAQGLRVCRWWSPLDHLDKHADVDEQEAARTVEELLVSAVALRMRSDVPVGVCLSGGLDSSVILGIVYAHHDPGEAFQAFSAVFPGHPLDESGFVDALAARYPFCGRRTSPSAADALDQAASLAWTLDEPTTGFSFFAQHEVMRLAKACGVVVLLDGQGGDEGFAGYQYLHGFNLRRLWKQGRFGELGLELLRVVARRQERAALETFAYLSLPRAVRARLLLAATPCVRRDFFWAHLGRSLIERDFFTADSLNMGLARHFQYKLEHLLRTEDRNSMAFSLETRLPYLDYRLVEYLLGLPDAHKLRRGETKVLQKRAVGRYSLPEIVARKDKIGFAAPGDVWLRAPAWQRLAADSYAFLAARFPGVFTPAGPKPGQADLSYKHVQTAAWLSALAAWPTVSAE; encoded by the coding sequence ATGTGCGGGATCTGCGGCAGTTATCGGCCGTCGGGGGCGACGCCCCACGACGCAAGGCTCGTGGCGGCCATGAACGACGTTTTGCGCCATCGCGGCCCGGACGACGAAGGCCTGTTTCAGGGCCGGCAATGCGTGCTTGGCCACCGTCGCCTGTCCATCATCGACCTGTCCCGCGACGGCCGCCAGCCCATGGCCTCTCCCGACGGCCGCTACCAGCTGGTGTTTAACGGCGAAATCTACAATTACATCGAACTGCGCCAGGAACTCGAAGCGGCCGGCGACGTCTTTCGGACCAAGACCGACACCGAGGTGTTGCTGGCCGCCTACAGACGCTTTGGCCCCGACTGCCTCCACCGCCTCAACGGCATGTTCGCCTTCGCCGTCCACGACACGGCGGCGGGCACGCTTTTCCTGGCCAGGGACCGGTTCGGGGTCAAGCCGCTCTACTATACGACCGCGCCGGGGGTGACGCGCTTTGCCTCGGAGATCAAGGCCCTGCTCCTGGATCCCGCCGTCTCGCGCGCCGTCAACGAACAGAGCTTGTTCGAATATCTCGTCTTTAACCGCACCGACATTCAGGACGAAACGTTTCTGGCCGACGTCACGCGCCTGCCCAAGGGCTGTTACGCCCTGTGCGACGCCCAGGGCCTGCGCGTTTGCCGCTGGTGGTCGCCGTTGGACCACCTCGACAAGCACGCCGACGTGGACGAACAGGAAGCCGCCCGGACGGTGGAAGAGCTGCTGGTCTCGGCCGTGGCCCTTCGCATGCGCAGCGACGTGCCCGTGGGCGTTTGTCTCAGCGGCGGCCTCGACTCCTCGGTGATCCTGGGCATCGTCTACGCCCACCATGACCCCGGCGAGGCTTTTCAGGCCTTCAGCGCCGTTTTCCCGGGCCATCCCCTGGATGAGAGCGGCTTCGTGGACGCTCTGGCCGCGCGCTATCCCTTCTGCGGTCGCCGCACCAGCCCCAGCGCGGCCGACGCCCTGGACCAGGCCGCCTCCCTGGCCTGGACCCTGGATGAACCCACCACGGGCTTTTCCTTTTTCGCCCAGCACGAAGTGATGCGCCTGGCCAAGGCCTGCGGCGTGGTGGTGCTGCTCGACGGCCAGGGGGGCGACGAAGGTTTCGCCGGCTACCAATACCTGCACGGCTTCAACTTGCGGCGGCTGTGGAAGCAGGGTCGGTTCGGGGAACTGGGCCTGGAGCTGCTGCGGGTGGTGGCCCGACGCCAGGAACGGGCGGCCCTGGAGACCTTTGCCTATCTGAGCCTGCCCCGGGCCGTGCGCGCCCGGCTGCTGCTCGCGGCCACCCCGTGCGTGCGCCGGGATTTTTTCTGGGCACACCTCGGGCGCAGCCTCATCGAACGGGATTTCTTCACGGCCGACAGCCTCAACATGGGGCTGGCCCGGCATTTCCAATACAAGCTTGAGCATCTGCTGCGCACCGAGGACCGCAATTCCATGGCCTTTTCGCTGGAGACCCGCCTGCCCTACCTGGATTACCGGTTGGTGGAATACCTCCTGGGCCTGCCCGACGCCCACAAGCTGCGCCGGGGCGAAACCAAGGTGCTGCAAAAACGCGCCGTCGGCCGCTACAGCCTGCCGGAAATCGTTGCGCGTAAGGACAAGATCGGCTTCGCCGCCCCGGGGGACGTCTGGTTGCGCGCCCCGGCCTGGCAGCGGCTGGCCGCAGACTCCTACGCTTTTCTTGCCGCCCGCTTTCCCGGCGTGTTCACGCCGGCCGGCCCCAAGCCGGGCCAGGCGGATCTGAGCTATAAACATGTGCAGACCGCCGCCTGGCTGTCCGCCCTCGCCGCCTGGCCCACGGTGTCCGCCGAGTGA
- a CDS encoding glycosyltransferase: MLTVLFFLPSLSVGGAERVFVRLANHLDRSLFSPAMAVVKGPGPFAAHLRPDVEIFNCACCNHATAPWPIVRLLRQLRPDAVVCTHTHLNILMAGLRPFIPRQTALIGRESTIVSRHLELDSWKNVMIPAARLLYPLFDILVCQSSEMRQDVINTFRMAPRNICVIPNPAPVPPEAPLSPVAADGRVRLLAVGNLAPAKGYDLLLAAMACLNDSFHLRIAGDGRPEEKERLQRAAQALGVASRVEFLGAVSQPDRLMAASDLLVLSSAYEGFPNVLLEAGCQGLPVVTIVGLGGVSEVVTQGITGLVVTERTPESLARAVEQASRTPFDRAAIRAAVQKKFDISVVAARYGEVITNATHYRRARG; encoded by the coding sequence ATGTTAACAGTTCTTTTTTTTCTTCCATCCCTATCCGTCGGCGGGGCGGAGCGCGTCTTTGTCCGGCTGGCCAATCATCTTGATCGCAGCCTGTTTAGCCCAGCTATGGCCGTAGTCAAGGGCCCAGGGCCCTTCGCGGCCCACTTACGGCCGGATGTGGAGATCTTCAACTGCGCCTGCTGTAATCACGCAACAGCTCCCTGGCCCATAGTGCGGCTCCTGCGCCAGCTACGGCCCGACGCAGTGGTCTGCACCCACACGCATCTCAACATTCTCATGGCCGGCTTGCGGCCTTTCATACCCCGGCAAACGGCCCTCATCGGCCGAGAATCTACCATCGTCAGCCGCCACCTGGAATTGGATAGCTGGAAAAATGTCATGATTCCGGCTGCAAGGCTGCTCTATCCGCTCTTTGACATCCTCGTGTGCCAGTCCAGTGAGATGCGCCAGGACGTCATAAACACGTTTCGGATGGCTCCCCGGAACATCTGTGTAATTCCTAATCCCGCCCCAGTCCCGCCCGAAGCACCGCTGTCGCCGGTTGCGGCGGACGGCCGTGTGCGTCTGTTGGCGGTAGGCAACTTAGCCCCGGCTAAAGGGTACGACTTGCTGCTCGCCGCCATGGCTTGCCTGAACGATTCCTTCCATCTTCGCATCGCCGGCGACGGCCGCCCCGAAGAAAAGGAACGTCTCCAGCGGGCAGCCCAGGCCCTGGGGGTCGCCTCTCGGGTTGAGTTCCTGGGTGCTGTGTCCCAACCGGACCGTCTTATGGCCGCTTCGGACCTACTGGTGCTGAGTTCCGCCTATGAAGGGTTTCCCAACGTCTTGTTGGAGGCGGGGTGCCAGGGCTTACCGGTCGTGACCATCGTCGGGCTCGGCGGAGTATCCGAAGTCGTGACACAGGGGATAACCGGGTTGGTGGTGACTGAACGAACGCCGGAATCCCTGGCCAGGGCAGTAGAGCAGGCCAGCCGCACGCCGTTCGATCGGGCCGCCATTAGGGCCGCCGTTCAGAAAAAATTCGACATTTCCGTCGTGGCCGCCCGTTATGGCGAGGTGATCACCAATGCTACTCACTACCGGCGCGCCCGGGGCTGA
- a CDS encoding ABC transporter permease, with translation MFNDLFLGFLRWPMWTSLAWEDICQKYRRNIIGPFWISLSNALTVAAMALIFSQIFNQKIDTFVPYLAAGMTMWTFIGSIITESTNVFVNARPIMFSIKLPISLHVFRLLFKNVISLIHLLVVYILVAIYFSTNFNSYTWFIVPSFLVVMANGIWFGILFGMICARYRDLAQIVSMLFGISMYLTPIFWTVESLGKYQPYLLLNPLYCMLAILRDPLLGQPPNIPAYFISITIACAGFYIAGKFFNKNRNSLIFWL, from the coding sequence ATGTTTAATGATCTTTTTCTTGGTTTTTTGCGCTGGCCTATGTGGACGAGTCTTGCCTGGGAAGATATTTGTCAAAAATATAGACGTAACATTATAGGGCCATTTTGGATCAGCCTGAGCAATGCGCTGACTGTTGCTGCCATGGCACTCATATTTTCGCAAATTTTCAATCAAAAAATTGACACGTTTGTTCCTTATCTGGCAGCAGGCATGACGATGTGGACGTTTATCGGTTCCATAATAACAGAATCGACAAATGTTTTCGTAAACGCAAGACCGATAATGTTTTCTATTAAACTTCCAATTTCTCTGCACGTATTCAGACTATTGTTTAAAAATGTCATATCGTTGATACATCTTCTTGTTGTATATATTCTTGTCGCAATTTATTTTTCAACTAATTTTAATTCATATACTTGGTTTATAGTTCCAAGTTTTTTGGTGGTTATGGCGAATGGCATATGGTTTGGCATACTATTCGGAATGATTTGTGCTCGATACAGAGATTTGGCGCAAATAGTGAGCATGCTATTCGGAATCTCCATGTATTTAACGCCCATATTTTGGACAGTTGAATCCCTAGGAAAGTATCAACCCTATCTTTTGCTCAATCCATTATATTGCATGCTAGCAATACTCAGAGACCCTCTACTGGGACAACCGCCAAACATACCAGCCTACTTCATTAGTATAACAATTGCCTGTGCCGGTTTTTATATTGCCGGTAAATTCTTTAATAAGAACAGAAACAGCCTTATTTTTTGGCTGTGA
- a CDS encoding ABC transporter ATP-binding protein, translated as MKLQDIIDFTELGEFINFPVKTYSAGMATRLSFAVATAIEPEILVLDEGIGAGDARFIRKAQERAKDLYKRTDIMIIASHDEPLIRSFCNKAILLERGKIKQQGSVDEIISAYNSKHHINRLSKLPLDHIHVQLYKKRYLPNITNFVRFA; from the coding sequence ATGAAACTACAGGATATCATTGATTTCACAGAGCTCGGTGAATTTATCAATTTCCCAGTCAAGACGTATTCGGCCGGTATGGCCACGCGATTATCCTTTGCTGTTGCCACGGCTATTGAGCCTGAGATACTTGTCTTAGATGAGGGGATTGGTGCTGGTGATGCGAGATTTATCCGTAAGGCCCAGGAGCGAGCCAAGGATTTATACAAAAGAACGGATATCATGATTATCGCATCGCACGATGAACCTCTGATTCGCAGCTTTTGCAATAAAGCTATCTTACTGGAAAGAGGAAAAATAAAACAACAAGGGTCTGTCGATGAAATTATTTCAGCGTACAATTCAAAACATCACATAAATCGACTTTCAAAGTTGCCTCTAGACCACATTCATGTCCAGCTATACAAAAAAAGATATCTGCCTAATATCACTAATTTTGTTCGCTTTGCTTGA
- a CDS encoding DUF6444 domain-containing protein, giving the protein MASAKLITPEVVRHTPWPMLGFVHELTVENRKLRLEIEALQAKLNQNSANSNKPPSSDSPFKPRAKKTNKTEPRKKRIGVRQQCLRPTEITELHPGPCACGCPDLIDPEPYYIHQHIEIPEPRLDVEHIILYQGRCSRCGRMIKALVPPEKRTGFGPPAFGQHRRALRHPWGQPSRCAGLPLVRLRPAHQPRRDSESH; this is encoded by the coding sequence ATGGCGTCTGCCAAGCTCATTACGCCTGAAGTGGTCAGGCACACACCGTGGCCCATGCTGGGCTTCGTCCATGAACTGACTGTCGAGAACCGGAAGCTCCGGCTCGAAATTGAAGCACTTCAGGCCAAGCTCAATCAGAATTCCGCTAATTCCAACAAGCCGCCGTCATCAGACAGCCCTTTCAAGCCCAGGGCGAAGAAGACCAACAAGACCGAACCCCGCAAAAAACGCATCGGTGTCCGCCAGCAGTGTCTTCGGCCCACGGAAATCACGGAACTTCATCCCGGTCCGTGTGCATGCGGCTGCCCCGACCTGATTGATCCCGAGCCCTACTACATCCATCAACACATCGAGATTCCCGAGCCCAGGCTCGATGTGGAACACATCATCCTTTACCAAGGCCGTTGCTCTCGGTGCGGCCGAATGATCAAAGCTCTGGTCCCGCCAGAGAAACGCACGGGCTTTGGACCCCCGGCTTTCGGCCAACATCGCCGAGCTTTGCGGCATCCATGGGGACAGCCGTCGCGCTGTGCAGGACTACCTCTTGTCCGTCTTCGGCCTGCCCATCAGCCAAGGCGGGATTCAGAAAGTCATTGA
- the tnpC gene encoding IS66 family transposase, producing the protein MHGDSRRAVQDYLLSVFGLPISQGGIQKVIDRVSQAIKPHYDSIAKVARSAPVGHVDETSWRRKARLVWLWVLASSRAALFMIHPRRSKAAFEELVQGWSGILVADGYAVYRQWVGLRQACLAHLIREAEGLAERKDAALAQCGTWARDELRRLCHMAKAPPTVGEWRAFIARLHRLISIYGDRKDPAGRLVRHLEREIEHLWLFLQEAGVEPTNNLAERTLRFGVLWRKRSLGTASESGDNWVERILSLRQTCRIQGRRTFPVLVDAMAAAFQTRSPSLDWIQALLIP; encoded by the coding sequence ATCCATGGGGACAGCCGTCGCGCTGTGCAGGACTACCTCTTGTCCGTCTTCGGCCTGCCCATCAGCCAAGGCGGGATTCAGAAAGTCATTGATCGGGTCTCTCAAGCCATCAAGCCACATTACGATAGCATCGCCAAGGTCGCGAGGAGCGCGCCGGTTGGACATGTTGACGAGACCTCTTGGCGTCGCAAGGCCAGACTGGTCTGGCTTTGGGTTCTGGCCAGTTCCCGCGCCGCATTGTTCATGATCCATCCCAGGCGCTCTAAAGCCGCGTTCGAGGAGCTTGTCCAGGGATGGTCCGGCATTCTGGTCGCCGACGGTTACGCCGTGTATCGCCAATGGGTGGGGCTGCGACAGGCCTGTCTGGCGCACCTGATCCGCGAGGCTGAGGGGTTGGCCGAGCGCAAAGACGCAGCCTTGGCCCAGTGTGGAACCTGGGCGAGAGACGAACTTAGGCGGCTGTGCCATATGGCCAAAGCCCCGCCTACCGTCGGCGAATGGCGGGCGTTCATCGCGCGACTCCATCGCTTGATTTCGATCTACGGCGATCGCAAGGATCCCGCAGGTAGGCTGGTCCGTCACCTGGAACGTGAGATAGAGCATTTGTGGTTGTTCCTCCAAGAGGCCGGCGTTGAGCCGACGAACAACCTCGCGGAGCGGACGTTGCGATTCGGGGTGCTCTGGCGCAAGAGAAGTCTCGGAACCGCCAGTGAAAGTGGTGACAACTGGGTTGAACGCATCCTCAGCTTGCGCCAGACGTGCAGAATTCAGGGAAGGCGAACCTTCCCGGTGCTGGTCGATGCGATGGCGGCCGCTTTTCAAACTCGGTCTCCGAGCCTGGATTGGATTCAGGCGCTGCTTATCCCGTGA